A genomic region of Rhodothermia bacterium contains the following coding sequences:
- the recR gene encoding recombination protein RecR → MHLTSQNVEKLVEHFTKLPTIGRKTAHRLASYILKMPKEEVYALAEALLAVKDHVVTCSICCNVADIDPCPVCTSPKRDHSTICVVEEPNDVLALERTNEFRGVYHVLGGVISPLDGIGPNDLKVRELVTRVAQGGARVSEVRESYEGYDAQVPTTQVNEVILAMNPTVEGDTTAFYIAQLLQPFGVRVTQIARGLPTGSALEYADESTLSRALEGRIKL, encoded by the coding sequence ATGCACCTTACCTCTCAAAATGTAGAAAAGCTCGTGGAGCATTTTACAAAATTGCCTACGATTGGCCGAAAAACAGCGCATCGGCTTGCATCGTATATTCTCAAAATGCCAAAAGAAGAAGTATATGCGCTTGCTGAAGCCCTCCTTGCCGTAAAAGACCATGTGGTCACTTGCTCCATTTGTTGTAATGTGGCGGATATAGACCCTTGCCCTGTTTGTACATCTCCGAAACGCGATCATAGCACCATTTGTGTAGTGGAGGAACCGAATGATGTTTTGGCTTTAGAACGTACTAACGAATTTAGAGGTGTTTATCACGTTCTTGGGGGGGTGATCTCCCCCTTGGATGGGATTGGGCCTAATGACCTTAAAGTAAGAGAATTGGTAACAAGGGTTGCACAAGGTGGCGCACGAGTGTCCGAAGTGCGTGAGTCATACGAAGGCTATGACGCCCAAGTACCCACAACCCAAGTTAATGAAGTTATTCTCGCCATGAACCCAACCGTGGAAGGAGACACAACCGCGTTCTATATCGCACAACTGCTTCAGCCATTTGGCGTCCGTGTTACACAAATTGCACGCGGCTTACCCACAGGTAGCGCTTTGGAATATGCAGACGAATCTACCTTGAGTCGGGCACTTGAAGGTAGAATTAAACTCTAA
- a CDS encoding FAD-dependent oxidoreductase, translated as MTQHPDIIIIGAGLSGLMCAKLLDEKGIPFVLFDKADQVGGRIRTDIVDGFRLDRGFQVLLTAYPTAQKYLNYQDLDLKYFYSGAWVHAGRTFQKVGDPRRHREDFWPTFMANIGRLTDKVKILKMRKALLTEAPEAIFAKPNMPTIEALRQRWRFSESMIEMFFRPFFGGILLDHSLRSSARMAEFVFKMFATGFAVVPAGGMQKIPEQLAKQLPSDKIRLNTAVNSVSNGVVTLQTGEILHPKWVVVATDGSEAGNLLSLPKSAKYRGVTTLYFSADRDPIQKPVLILEGEPKGPVNHVVSMSAVAPMYAPEGKTLLSVTVLDHQNEKPQLLEAAVLKQMRLWFKDDLADWKLLKTYYIPLALPDQRAELPLSKAGYREVSPNVFLCGDHQVTGSIEGAIVSGINTAQTLITKWEQANIPLPTYKFA; from the coding sequence ATGACCCAACACCCAGACATCATCATCATCGGAGCAGGTCTCTCTGGTCTTATGTGTGCAAAACTCCTCGACGAAAAAGGAATTCCTTTTGTCTTGTTTGACAAAGCAGATCAGGTGGGTGGCCGCATCAGAACCGATATAGTAGATGGTTTTCGCTTAGACAGGGGTTTTCAGGTTTTGCTTACCGCATATCCAACCGCACAAAAGTACTTGAATTATCAGGACTTAGACTTAAAATATTTCTATAGTGGTGCATGGGTACATGCGGGGCGAACATTTCAAAAAGTAGGAGACCCACGAAGGCATCGAGAGGATTTTTGGCCAACGTTTATGGCCAATATTGGCCGCCTAACAGATAAGGTAAAGATCCTCAAGATGCGCAAAGCCTTGCTCACAGAAGCGCCAGAAGCGATCTTTGCCAAGCCCAATATGCCCACCATAGAAGCCTTACGTCAGCGCTGGCGATTTTCCGAAAGCATGATTGAGATGTTCTTTCGACCCTTTTTTGGTGGAATTTTATTGGATCACAGCCTCCGAAGTTCGGCACGCATGGCGGAGTTTGTCTTTAAAATGTTTGCAACCGGATTTGCAGTAGTGCCCGCAGGTGGTATGCAAAAAATCCCCGAACAATTAGCAAAGCAATTACCTTCGGATAAAATACGCCTCAACACAGCCGTAAACTCAGTTTCTAATGGGGTTGTTACGCTTCAGACAGGCGAGATCCTACATCCGAAATGGGTTGTAGTTGCTACTGATGGTTCAGAGGCGGGTAATTTATTGTCATTACCCAAATCTGCAAAATACCGAGGCGTAACGACCTTGTATTTTTCTGCCGATCGAGACCCTATTCAGAAGCCAGTGCTCATTTTGGAGGGCGAACCGAAAGGTCCGGTAAATCACGTAGTTTCTATGAGTGCCGTAGCGCCGATGTATGCCCCAGAAGGCAAAACGCTGCTTTCCGTTACCGTGTTAGACCATCAAAACGAGAAGCCCCAGCTACTCGAAGCAGCCGTTTTGAAACAAATGCGATTGTGGTTTAAGGATGACTTAGCAGATTGGAAACTGCTAAAAACGTATTACATTCCTTTGGCCTTACCCGATCAACGTGCAGAATTGCCCTTAAGCAAAGCCGGATATCGAGAGGTTTCCCCAAATGTATTTCTATGTGGTGACCATCAAGTGACAGGCTCTATTGAAGGAGCGATTGTGTCGGGAATAAACACGGCCCAAACCTTAATCACAAAGTGGGAGCAGGCCAATATTCCTCTCCCTACGTACAAATTTGCTTGA
- the recJ gene encoding single-stranded-DNA-specific exonuclease RecJ, with protein sequence MTTSKRWTVPPVHPQTTSFAEALRVSPLVAHLLRQRGFSTIETAHAFLHPKMSGLHDPAQMPGMTRAAQRIVQALRNHEKIALYGDYDVDGVTASAILWHMFRVLVPDLKVIRYIPHRLEEGYGLNKEALQKLVYKDVKLIITIDCGITATEEAASIWGSGCDLIITDHHELAPELPQAFALVHPRIPTEHPPYPFGELCGAGVAWKLAWQVARTWSGSDKLPAQVKEMLLHLLPLAAMGTVADIVPLLDENRTIVRYGLANINKTPFEGLNTLIETSGLQKRQIEAAQIGFILGPRLNACGRLGHAKEALELLTTAVGERAQALSEHLNEVNQDRQRRQEEMSLQASEQILQNGYQHDDHRIIVLQSPDWHAGILGIAASRIVERYHKPTILLQQREDGFSTGSARSIENFDLHAALAHHAHFFEKYGGHAMAAGMTLKTSLFASFQESMLAFTSEVLTEEDLTPVLRLDAEVKLSTMNLATRHDLQGLAPFGRMNEEPRFLIRKVSLKGTPRIMKNKHLSFVVRHHQTEVRCVAWNKAEDWGGLTDGAVLDIACTLDENQFNGQTSPQLTILDLKVVS encoded by the coding sequence ATGACCACTTCGAAGCGTTGGACGGTTCCTCCAGTTCATCCACAAACCACCTCATTTGCCGAAGCCCTTCGCGTTTCGCCTTTAGTCGCACATTTGTTACGGCAGCGAGGGTTTTCCACCATTGAGACGGCACACGCTTTCCTACATCCCAAAATGTCTGGCCTCCATGACCCCGCACAAATGCCGGGCATGACGCGGGCAGCTCAACGCATTGTTCAAGCACTACGCAACCACGAAAAGATTGCCCTCTATGGCGACTACGACGTGGATGGCGTAACCGCTTCTGCCATTTTATGGCACATGTTTCGGGTGTTGGTACCAGACCTAAAAGTGATCCGTTACATCCCGCATCGGTTAGAAGAGGGTTACGGATTAAACAAAGAAGCCTTACAAAAATTGGTTTATAAAGATGTAAAACTTATTATTACCATAGATTGTGGTATCACAGCAACCGAAGAAGCTGCTTCTATCTGGGGAAGTGGGTGCGACCTAATCATTACCGACCATCATGAATTAGCTCCAGAACTCCCACAGGCATTTGCCTTGGTACATCCTCGAATCCCTACGGAACATCCGCCTTATCCATTTGGTGAATTATGTGGGGCTGGTGTGGCATGGAAGTTGGCGTGGCAAGTTGCACGAACATGGAGTGGGTCTGATAAGTTACCAGCACAAGTAAAAGAAATGCTTCTTCATCTCCTTCCCTTAGCGGCAATGGGAACGGTGGCGGACATCGTCCCCCTTTTGGATGAAAATAGAACAATTGTACGGTATGGGTTGGCCAACATTAACAAAACACCTTTTGAGGGTCTCAATACCTTAATCGAGACCTCTGGGCTGCAAAAAAGGCAAATCGAGGCCGCCCAAATTGGTTTTATCCTAGGGCCACGCCTTAACGCCTGCGGACGTTTGGGACATGCAAAAGAAGCACTTGAACTGCTCACAACTGCTGTAGGAGAACGCGCACAGGCGTTGAGCGAGCATCTGAACGAGGTCAATCAAGACCGCCAACGGAGACAGGAGGAAATGTCTCTCCAAGCAAGTGAGCAAATTTTACAGAACGGTTATCAACATGATGATCATCGGATTATTGTATTGCAAAGCCCCGATTGGCATGCCGGAATTTTGGGTATTGCCGCAAGCCGGATTGTAGAACGTTACCACAAGCCCACCATTCTATTACAGCAACGGGAGGATGGATTTTCTACTGGTTCCGCCCGCTCAATCGAAAACTTTGACCTTCATGCAGCGCTGGCGCATCATGCACACTTCTTTGAAAAGTACGGTGGGCATGCAATGGCCGCAGGCATGACCCTAAAAACTTCCCTCTTTGCGTCGTTCCAAGAATCCATGTTGGCTTTTACCTCCGAGGTTTTAACGGAGGAGGATTTGACTCCCGTATTACGCTTGGATGCCGAGGTTAAACTTTCCACCATGAACTTGGCAACAAGACATGATTTGCAAGGGTTAGCCCCTTTTGGACGTATGAACGAAGAACCGCGCTTTTTGATACGGAAGGTTAGCCTCAAAGGAACCCCACGAATCATGAAGAACAAACACCTTTCTTTTGTTGTTCGTCATCACCAAACAGAAGTGCGATGTGTAGCATGGAACAAAGCTGAAGATTGGGGAGGATTAACAGATGGGGCTGTTTTGGACATCGCTTGTACCTTAGACGAAAACCAATTTAATGGCCAAACCTCGCCACAGCTTACGATTTTGGATTTGAAAGTTGTTTCTTAG
- a CDS encoding Mrp/NBP35 family ATP-binding protein translates to MSAITKQSVLNALSTVIEPDLRRDLVSLNMVKNVQILGNNVSFSIELTTPACPLKELIERDCRQAIYRHLGEDVEVEVTMTADVSRGNRMMDTGILPEVRNIVAIASGKGGVGKSTVAANLAVALAQTGARVGLVDTDIYGPSVPTMFGATDVRPRVNADRKIIPIEQYGVKLLSMGFLVDPDQAAIWRGPMVTSAVQQFIRDAEWGALDYLLMDLPPGTGDIQLTLVQTVPITGAVIVSTPQEVALADARRGVAMFQKVNVPVLGFVENMAYFSPPDLPDRRYYLFGEGGAKRLAEKMQVPLLGEVPIEQIVRESGDDGAPVVISHPESLSAAAFRYAAEETARVISVLNAEGGMDAPTFEIEP, encoded by the coding sequence ATGTCCGCAATTACGAAACAATCTGTTCTCAATGCCCTCTCAACGGTTATTGAACCCGATCTCCGGCGCGACTTGGTCAGCCTAAACATGGTCAAAAACGTCCAAATATTGGGCAATAACGTCTCATTTTCGATTGAACTTACAACGCCAGCTTGCCCGCTCAAAGAGCTGATCGAGCGCGATTGCCGTCAAGCCATTTATCGGCACTTGGGAGAAGATGTGGAGGTGGAGGTGACGATGACTGCCGATGTGTCGCGGGGAAACCGAATGATGGATACGGGCATCTTACCAGAGGTGCGTAATATTGTGGCCATTGCTTCCGGCAAAGGTGGGGTAGGTAAAAGCACGGTTGCCGCTAATCTTGCCGTAGCACTCGCACAAACCGGAGCAAGGGTGGGCTTGGTGGATACCGATATTTACGGGCCGTCGGTTCCAACCATGTTTGGTGCTACCGATGTCCGGCCAAGGGTAAATGCGGATCGGAAAATTATTCCTATCGAGCAATATGGCGTCAAATTGTTGTCTATGGGGTTTTTGGTTGATCCCGATCAAGCGGCGATATGGCGTGGCCCAATGGTTACTTCTGCCGTGCAGCAATTTATTCGGGATGCAGAATGGGGTGCTTTAGACTATCTGCTCATGGATTTGCCGCCCGGAACAGGCGATATTCAGCTAACACTTGTACAAACCGTGCCCATTACCGGCGCCGTTATCGTTTCTACACCACAAGAGGTGGCCTTGGCCGATGCCCGGCGCGGTGTGGCCATGTTCCAAAAGGTGAATGTCCCTGTTTTGGGATTTGTGGAAAATATGGCTTATTTCTCGCCGCCCGACTTACCCGACCGTAGGTACTACCTTTTTGGGGAAGGAGGGGCAAAAAGGCTTGCTGAAAAGATGCAGGTTCCGCTTCTTGGCGAAGTCCCCATTGAGCAGATTGTTCGTGAATCCGGTGATGATGGTGCGCCTGTGGTGATCAGTCACCCAGAGAGCCTATCGGCGGCGGCTTTTCGTTATGCTGCAGAGGAGACGGCGAGGGTGATTTCTGTATTGAATGCAGAAGGTGGTATGGATGCACCAACCTTTGAGATCGAGCCTTAA
- the ubiE gene encoding bifunctional demethylmenaquinone methyltransferase/2-methoxy-6-polyprenyl-1,4-benzoquinol methylase UbiE, protein MRPPVGQVEGKKQAVEQMFDTIAPRYDLLNRVLSMGIDQGWRKRVVDLLREDSPRHILDVATGTADLALAAAQLKPEHITGVDIAEGMLDVGRKKIANQGLSQKINLQRGDSESLPFTAESFDAVTVAFGVRNFENLQAGLSEMRRVLRPGGKLVVLEFSKPNHFPIKQLYSFYFRHVLPRIGSTVSGVSGPYQYLNESAMAFPDGAAFVAELVKAGYQKPTAEPQTFGIATIYTAIK, encoded by the coding sequence ATGCGCCCACCTGTAGGACAAGTCGAAGGAAAGAAACAAGCAGTCGAGCAAATGTTCGATACCATTGCCCCAAGATACGATCTCTTGAACCGTGTTTTGAGCATGGGCATTGACCAAGGGTGGAGAAAACGTGTGGTGGATTTGCTCAGGGAAGACTCGCCTCGCCACATTTTGGATGTTGCAACGGGCACGGCGGATTTGGCGCTTGCTGCCGCACAACTTAAGCCAGAGCATATTACAGGGGTGGATATTGCCGAAGGGATGTTGGATGTGGGACGGAAAAAAATTGCAAACCAAGGCTTGTCTCAAAAAATAAACCTCCAGCGCGGAGACTCGGAGTCACTTCCTTTTACTGCCGAAAGTTTCGATGCCGTAACGGTGGCCTTCGGGGTAAGGAATTTCGAGAACCTTCAAGCGGGACTGTCAGAGATGCGGCGCGTACTACGACCCGGTGGAAAATTGGTGGTTCTGGAGTTTAGTAAACCCAATCATTTTCCTATTAAGCAGTTGTATTCCTTCTACTTCCGTCATGTTTTGCCGCGTATAGGAAGCACAGTTTCGGGTGTTTCTGGCCCATACCAGTACTTAAACGAATCTGCGATGGCTTTTCCAGATGGGGCAGCTTTTGTGGCAGAATTGGTTAAGGCTGGCTATCAAAAACCAACTGCTGAGCCACAAACTTTTGGCATTGCAACCATTTATACCGCCATCAAATAA
- a CDS encoding acetyl-CoA carboxylase biotin carboxyl carrier protein subunit, whose protein sequence is MPKYQATINNRSYEIMNDEGILSVNGEPVKCSLEPIGNGLYSLLIRNQSLPVFVQQMDGGQMKITIQGRSSVVQLKDEKDLMLEKFGVKHGKDAAAANLKAPMPGLVLRLYVEAGQTVKAGERLLVLEAMKMENEIKAAADATIKTVQVKPGDAVGKNAVLITFEKA, encoded by the coding sequence ATGCCAAAGTATCAGGCCACTATCAACAACCGTTCTTATGAAATCATGAACGACGAAGGAATACTGTCCGTTAATGGGGAACCTGTAAAATGTTCATTAGAACCGATTGGAAACGGACTCTATAGCTTGTTGATTCGCAACCAAAGCCTGCCCGTTTTTGTACAGCAAATGGATGGCGGTCAGATGAAAATAACCATCCAAGGACGTTCAAGTGTTGTCCAGTTGAAAGATGAAAAAGATTTGATGCTGGAGAAATTTGGGGTTAAACATGGTAAAGACGCTGCCGCCGCAAACTTAAAAGCACCCATGCCCGGCTTGGTATTACGGCTTTATGTAGAAGCTGGACAGACCGTAAAAGCGGGAGAGCGGCTTTTGGTACTCGAAGCCATGAAAATGGAGAACGAAATAAAAGCCGCTGCGGATGCCACCATAAAAACGGTTCAAGTTAAACCGGGGGATGCCGTAGGAAAAAATGCCGTCCTTATTACATTTGAAAAAGCCTGA